From Phalacrocorax carbo chromosome 6, bPhaCar2.1, whole genome shotgun sequence, a single genomic window includes:
- the BEST4 gene encoding bestrophin-4: protein MTISYTLKVANSRFGGFSKLLFRWKGSIYKLLYKEFIVFMVLYAVLSLVYRRLLTEEQKRLYTKVAQYCNRSTDLIPMSFVLGFYVTLIVNRWWAQYTSIPLPDQLMCVISSNVHGKDERGRILRRTLIRYANLSAVLILRSVSTRVLKRFPTMDHVVEAGFMTQDERKMFERLHSDFNKYWIPCVWFTNLAAQARQDGRIRDDVALRLLMDELNLYRAKCSMLFHYDWISIPLVYTQVVTIAVYSFFAFCLIGRQFLEPLEPGQEGDLDMYVPLPTLLQFFFYAGWLKVAEQIINPFGEDDDDFETNKLIDRNLQVSLLSVDDMYQNLPPAVKDKYWNESTAQPPYTMATAAETLKPSFLGSTFDMRVCEDAEQSQPAEASPSMPHIQTPLLSRFFTAASPAISIKNFGWGSRGQSHLQRPRADGGFPSPFPNHSENPESVARIEEEETEDEEPNTLSGRPRETQPPEASETQRKELPLIHVKAPSSECIGAGQLEAWEP from the exons ATGACCATCTCCTACACTCTGAAAGTTGCCAACTCCCGTTTCGGGGGTTTCTCCAAGCTGCTCTTCCGCTGGAAAGGCAGCATCTACAAGCTGCTGTACAAGGAGTTCATCGTCTTCATGGTTCTATACGCTGTGCTCAGCCTTGTCTATCG GCGGCTGCTGACCGAGGAGCAGAAGCGCCTCTATACCAAAGTGGCTCAATACTGCAACCGCTCCACGGACCTCATCCCCATGTCGTTTGTCCTAG GTTTTTACGTCACTCTGATTGTGAACCGGTGGTGGGCCCAGTACACCAGCATCCCCCTGCCCGACCAGCTCATGTGTGTCATCTCCAGCAACGTCCATGGCAAGGATGAGAGGGGCCGGATCCTGCGGCGCACCCTCATCCGCTACGCCAACCTGTCAGCGGTCCTCATCCTGCGCTCTGTCAGCACCAGGGTGCTCAAGCGCTTCCCCACCATGGACCACGTGGTGGAAGCGG GCTTCATGACGCAGGATGAGCGGAAGATGTTCGAGAGGCTCCACTCTGACTTCAACAAGTACTGGATCCCCTGCGTGTGGTTCACCAACCTGGCGGCTCAGGCCAGGCAGGACGGCCGCATCCGTGACGACGTGGCCCTCCGCCTGCTTATGGAC GAGCTGAATCTCTACCGGGCCAAGTGCAGCATGTTGTTCCATTATGACTGGATCAGCATCCCTCTGGTGTACACGCAG GTGGTCACCATCGCGGTCTACTCCTTCTTCGCCTTCTGCCTCATCGGGCGGCAGTTCCTGGAGCCACtggagccagggcaggagggggaccTGGACATGTAtgtccctctccccaccctcctTCAGTTCTTCTTCTACGCCGGCTGGCTCAAG gttGCAGAGCAGATCATTAACCCTTTTGGAGAAGATGATGATGACTTTGAGACCAACAAGCTGATAGACAGGAACCTGCAG GTGTCCCTGCTCTCTGTGGATGACATGTACCAGAACCTGCCCCCTGCTGTGAAGGACAAATACTGGAACGAGTCCACGGCTCAGCCCCCTTACACCATGGCCACAGCCGCTGAGACCTTGAAGCCCTCGTTCCTGGGCTCTACCTTCGACATGCG CGTGTGCGAGGACGCAGAGCAAAGCCAGCCAGCAGAGGCTTCGCCAAGCATGCCACACATCCAGACACCTCTGCTCAGCCGCTTCTTCACCGCTGCATCCCCCGCCATCAGCATCAAAAACTTTGGCTGGGGCAGCCGAGGTCAATCCCATCtgcagcggccccgggccgacggcggcttcccctcccctttccccaacCACTCTGAGAACCCTGAGTCGGTGGCTCGCATcgaggaggaggagacagagGATGAGGAGCCCAATACACTCAGTGGTCGCCCCAGGGAGACCCAGCCGCCAGAGGCCTCTGAAACacagaggaaggagctgccGCTGATCCACGTGAAGGCACCATCCAGTGAGTGCATTGGGGCTGGCCAGCTGGAGGCCTGGGAGCCCTGA
- the RPS8 gene encoding small ribosomal subunit protein eS8, protein MGISRDNWHKRRKTGGKRKPYHKKRKYELGRPPANTKIGPRRIHTVRVRGGNKKYRALRLDVGNFSWGSECCTRKTRIIDVVYNASNNELVRTKTLVKNCIVLIDSTPYRQWYEAHYALPLGRKKGAKLTPEEEEILNKKRSKKIQKKYDERKKNAKIASILEEQFQQGKLLACIASRPGQCGRADGYVLEGKELEFYLRKIKARKGK, encoded by the exons ATGG GTATCTCCAGGGACAACTGGCATAAGCGTCGCAAGACTGGGGGCAAGAGGAAGCCCTACCACAAGAAGAGGAAGTATGAGCTGGGGCGGCCTCCTGCCAACACGAAG ATTGGCCCACGTCGAATTCATACAGTGAGGGTTCGTGGTGGAAATAAGAAATACCGTGCCCTTCGGTTGGATGTTGGCAACTTCTCCTGGGGATCGGAAT GCTGCACTCGCAAGACCAGAATCATCGATGTCGTCTACAACGCTTCCAACAATGAACTGGTGCGGACAAAGACCCTGGTGAAGAATTGCATTGTTCTCATTGACAGCACTCCGTACCGGCAGTGGTACGAAGCCCACTATGCCTTGCCCCTTGGACGCAAGAAGGGTGCCAAACTG ACTCCTGAAGAGGAGGAAATCTTGAACAAGAAGCGTTCAAAGAAGATCCAGAAAAAATATGATGAGCGAAAGAAGAATGCCAAGATAGCAAGTATTCTTGAGGAACAGTTCCAGCAAGGAAAGCTGCTTG CCTGCATTGCCTCTAGACCTGGACAGTGTGGCCGAGCCGACGGCTATGTGTTGGAAGGCAAGGAATTAGAGTTCTACTTGAGGAAGATCAAGGCCAGAAAAGGCAAATGA
- the LOC135313950 gene encoding SLIT and NTRK-like protein 3 — MGRAAGGAGLGTVSLWGSLLLAVGLALDPAPQSCNCTEPMDFQAFREAPLPESCCLNFTSSNITHLDWGALVGVRGLRELYLSHCNITAISNAQGVPPALEVLHLSHNLLESLPGSFLENAPNLRVLYLDSNQLQELPKSFLKASTQVQEVYLGFNALTFLPASLLKPSLLQLQLSNNSWDCSCALLSNLEGWPSLVTEVICHTPEQYHGVDLQSISRDELCHSQSLTALFICLPPLLILASITWCFCRQKRKTNYGLQSRSQSHPAPAERGNMPVPAEPHHYVPYELPAAPSKTEKKVLLGSQVLLQPSVDPLESSRDLYEEVEIQVGSPSSSQVSTHEGQQGTPAPRAEELGGSEPEVDTVSVSEVLKDSADREKIYMNQSTNYYNLVPGIEMEDLDNLEYENIDLH, encoded by the exons ATGGGGCGTGCGGCGGGAG GCGCTGGGCTGGGGACGGTGTCGCTTTGGGGCAGCCTCCTGCTTGCTGTCGGCCTTGCCCTCGACCCAGCACCGCAAAGCTGCAACTGCACGGAGCCCATGGACTTCCAGGCTTTCCGGGAGGCTCCGCTACCCGAGAGCTGCTGCCTCAACTTTACCAGCTCCAACATCACCCACCTGGACTGGGGTGCACTGGTAGGGgtgcgggggctgcgggagctCTACCTCTCGCACTGCAACATCACGGCCATCAGCAATGCACAGGGAGTCCCCCCTGCCTTGGAGGTCTTGCACTTAAGTCACAACCTGCTGGAAAGTCTCCCTGGAAGCTTTCTGGAAAATGCTCCTAATTTGAGGGTCCTTTATCTGGACAGCAACCAGCTCCAGGAGCTGCCCAAGTCCTTCCTGAAAGCATCAACCCAGGTCCAGGAGGTCTACCTGGGCTTCAACGCCCTGACCTTCCTTCCCGCTAGCCTCCTGAAGCCATCTCTCCTTCAGCTCCAGCTCTCCAACAACAGCTGGGACTGCAGCTGCGCTTTGCTCAGCAACCTGGAGGGTTGGCCCAGCCTGGTCACTGAGGTTATCTGCCACACACCAGAGCAGTACCATGGTGTGGACCTCCAGAGCATCTCCCGGGATGAGCTGTGCCACTCGCAGAGCCTCACCGCCCTCTTCATCTGCCTGCCCCCTCTCCTCATCCTCGCCAGCATCACCTGGTGCTTCTGCAGGCAGAAGAGAAAGACCAACTATGGCCTTCAGAGCAGGTCCCAGAGCCACCCAGCCCCGGCAGAGAGGGGCAACATGCCAGTGCCTGCAGAGCCCCACCACTATGTCCCCTACGAGTTGCCTGCTGCCCCCTCCAAGACTGAGAAGAAAGTGCTGCTTGGGAGCCAggtcctgctccagccctctgtgGACCcgctggagagcagcagagacCTCTACGAGGAGGTGGAGATCCAGGTGGGATCGCCCAGCAGTTCCCAGGTGTCAACCCATGAAGGGCAGCAGGGCACCCCAGCACCAagggcagaggagctggggggcagcgagccAGAGGTGGACACTGTCAGTGTGAGTGAAGTCCTGAAGGACTCTGCTGACCGGGAGAAGATCTACATGAATCAGTCGACCAACTATTACAACCTGGTACCCGGCATTGAGATGGAGGACTTGGACAACCTGGAGTATGAGAACATCGACCTGCACTGA